One window from the genome of Lachnospiraceae bacterium encodes:
- a CDS encoding branched-chain amino acid aminotransferase → MSKEIDWSNLGFGYIPTEYRYVSRYKDGKWDEGRLETESTITLSECACVFQYAQTCFEGLKAYYTKEGDIVCFRPDLNAKRMADTAARLEMPPFPEERFIEAVKQVVAANKDYVPPYGSGATLYIRPFMMGVDSIIGVKPANEYEFRIFVTPVGPYFKGGAKPIAIKVSDFDRAAPHGTGHIKAGLNYAMSLHAIEVAHREGFSENMYLDSQTRTKVEETGGANFLFITKDGKFVTPKSDTILPSITRRSLMYVAEHYLGMEVEHREVYFDEVKDFAECGLCGTAAVISPVGKIYDHGEEICFPSGMEEMGPYTKKLYETLTGIQMGRVEAPEGWIVKIN, encoded by the coding sequence ATGAGTAAAGAGATCGATTGGAGCAATTTAGGCTTTGGATACATTCCGACAGAATATCGATATGTGTCGCGCTATAAGGATGGAAAATGGGATGAGGGCCGTCTGGAGACGGAATCGACCATTACGCTGAGCGAATGCGCCTGTGTGTTTCAGTATGCGCAGACCTGCTTTGAAGGGCTGAAGGCTTATTATACAAAGGAAGGCGATATCGTTTGCTTTCGTCCGGACTTAAATGCAAAGAGAATGGCAGATACGGCTGCCCGGCTGGAGATGCCCCCTTTTCCGGAGGAGCGCTTTATTGAGGCTGTAAAGCAGGTAGTCGCTGCCAATAAGGACTATGTCCCGCCGTACGGCTCGGGAGCGACGCTGTATATCCGTCCGTTTATGATGGGGGTGGATAGTATCATCGGCGTAAAGCCGGCAAACGAATATGAATTTCGCATTTTTGTAACGCCGGTGGGGCCATATTTTAAGGGCGGCGCTAAGCCGATTGCCATCAAGGTCAGCGATTTTGACCGCGCTGCGCCGCATGGCACGGGCCACATCAAGGCCGGACTTAACTATGCGATGAGCTTGCATGCGATTGAGGTAGCGCATAGAGAGGGCTTTTCTGAAAACATGTATCTGGATTCTCAGACCAGAACCAAGGTAGAGGAGACCGGCGGTGCAAACTTCCTGTTTATCACGAAGGATGGCAAGTTTGTGACGCCAAAGTCGGATACCATCCTGCCGTCCATTACCAGACGCTCGCTCATGTATGTGGCAGAGCATTATCTGGGGATGGAGGTAGAGCACCGAGAGGTATATTTTGATGAGGTCAAGGATTTTGCAGAGTGCGGTCTTTGCGGCACAGCCGCCGTCATCTCGCCGGTAGGAAAAATCTATGACCATGGCGAAGAGATCTGCTTCCCCAGCGGTATGGAGGAGATGGGTCCATATACCAAAAAGCTGTATGAAACGCTGACGGGTATCCAGATGGGCCGTGTGGAAGCTCCCGAGGGCTGGATTGTAAAAATCAATTAA
- a CDS encoding ABC-2 transporter permease encodes MIGLLIKDYYSIRKYGVFLLAMGVLYAGIGSVNSMHSPVLFSVFLFLYMGVLTGSVINLEEKSHWEEYAVMLPYSRNKLVAEKYVLSLLNIGVASLIYLVLNLILMAMGMNRMILEDVLYMMLIGASVGLLLPAISLPWMFWLGGAKGRICMIVSVGIIVCVLGGFSMIGTESGAQMWMNQGWQFGIVLAAGALAVLGLSMLISMAVYARREL; translated from the coding sequence ATGATCGGACTTTTGATTAAGGATTATTATTCGATTCGCAAATATGGTGTTTTTTTGCTGGCAATGGGCGTGTTGTATGCTGGCATCGGAAGTGTAAACAGTATGCACAGCCCAGTGCTTTTCTCTGTATTTTTATTCCTGTACATGGGCGTGCTTACAGGGTCGGTCATCAATCTGGAGGAAAAAAGTCATTGGGAAGAGTACGCGGTGATGCTGCCGTACAGCAGAAATAAGCTGGTAGCGGAAAAATATGTGCTGAGCCTGCTCAATATAGGAGTGGCCAGCCTGATTTATCTGGTACTGAATCTAATTCTTATGGCAATGGGAATGAACCGCATGATCTTAGAGGATGTCCTGTATATGATGCTTATTGGCGCAAGCGTTGGCCTGCTTCTTCCAGCTATCAGCCTGCCGTGGATGTTTTGGCTTGGCGGGGCGAAAGGACGTATCTGTATGATTGTGAGCGTTGGCATTATTGTCTGCGTTCTTGGCGGTTTTAGCATGATCGGGACAGAGAGTGGAGCACAAATGTGGATGAATCAGGGCTGGCAGTTTGGCATTGTTTTGGCAGCAGGTGCTTTGGCAGTACTAGGGCTTTCTATGCTCATATCGATGGCTGTTTATGCAAGACGTGAACTTTGA